The following are encoded in a window of Streptomyces sp. 11x1 genomic DNA:
- a CDS encoding asparagine synthase-related protein yields MRWLVGWSSTAAGAPAAGATGRDGETVHPVGSHLLWGDPDPLWAVGDWRPDEVRVVQADAQTRIAVLGICGASDEQLRVGLFAARGGALRHLTAWPGSYTAVVQVGRRVTVCGDLAGARPVFHTPWAGGTAYATAALPLADLVEANLDFGHLAALLAAPDVPDALQDSTPYDGVRRIPPGHALILRAGAREIAGYEPVASLAVAAPSADPASAVDAVRDALVESVRVRLAAPRHVPDVDPGPVPGMGPAERRAARGMPVPGIGADVSGGPASGTLALLAAGLPGAPGTVLGHGTGAGERLLAVTFNDLVTSGRETELERAGTLAANPRLHHVVVTGGEEVLPYADLDVPLTDEPGPSLVTAARHRARLASGSADHFTGYGARQVLDAHPARLADLLMDRKRRHLVRPVAALAKADGSVMVPARVYSAARKLSRTPYRSGVEVLATRLMQRGFEEPGGAVGASLAALTWARPGPAARWLTGEALAEVSIRLGATTGRPTVGPGQRPGDFRARAALARHAADLRVLEQAAEIRSQRLHTPFLDNQVVRACRALPEALRVQPGARAAILRTVLEGAGVTDLPPGWGAPSHATSSAAARTGLRMAADTLITLFDTPLLAQAGLVEARVVRKALRAAAEGEPLPLDGLADLVALELWLRRLLSRRGTCWTGTPARQRAVPAGITPQRGALGAGATARRA; encoded by the coding sequence ATGCGGTGGTTGGTGGGATGGAGCAGTACCGCCGCTGGCGCGCCCGCCGCCGGCGCCACCGGACGCGACGGCGAGACCGTGCACCCGGTCGGCTCGCACCTGCTCTGGGGCGACCCCGACCCGCTGTGGGCCGTCGGCGACTGGCGCCCCGACGAGGTGCGGGTGGTGCAGGCCGACGCCCAGACGCGGATCGCCGTCCTCGGTATCTGTGGAGCCTCCGACGAGCAACTGCGCGTGGGCCTGTTCGCCGCCCGCGGCGGCGCCCTGCGGCATCTCACCGCCTGGCCCGGCAGCTACACCGCCGTCGTCCAGGTCGGCCGCCGGGTGACCGTCTGCGGCGACCTCGCGGGCGCGCGCCCGGTCTTCCACACCCCCTGGGCGGGCGGCACGGCGTACGCGACCGCGGCCCTGCCGCTGGCCGACCTCGTCGAGGCCAACCTCGACTTCGGTCACCTGGCCGCCCTGCTGGCCGCCCCCGACGTGCCGGACGCCCTCCAGGACTCCACGCCGTACGACGGCGTGCGCCGCATTCCTCCGGGGCACGCACTGATCCTGCGCGCCGGGGCGCGTGAGATCGCGGGCTACGAGCCCGTCGCCTCCCTCGCCGTCGCCGCCCCCTCCGCCGACCCGGCCAGCGCGGTGGACGCCGTCCGCGACGCCCTCGTGGAGTCCGTGCGGGTCCGCCTCGCCGCTCCCCGGCACGTGCCCGACGTCGATCCCGGCCCGGTCCCCGGCATGGGCCCGGCCGAGCGCCGCGCCGCCCGGGGCATGCCCGTGCCCGGCATAGGAGCCGACGTCTCCGGCGGCCCCGCCTCCGGCACCCTGGCCCTGCTCGCCGCCGGCCTGCCCGGTGCCCCCGGCACGGTCCTCGGCCACGGCACCGGCGCCGGCGAGCGCCTCCTTGCCGTCACCTTCAACGACCTGGTCACCTCCGGCCGCGAGACCGAACTGGAACGCGCGGGCACCCTGGCCGCCAACCCCCGCCTGCACCACGTCGTCGTGACCGGCGGCGAGGAGGTCCTCCCGTACGCCGACCTCGACGTCCCCCTCACCGACGAGCCGGGCCCCTCCCTGGTGACGGCCGCCCGGCACCGCGCCCGCCTGGCCTCCGGCAGCGCCGACCACTTCACCGGCTACGGCGCCCGTCAGGTCCTGGACGCCCACCCGGCCCGGTTGGCCGACCTGCTGATGGACCGCAAACGCCGCCACCTGGTCCGCCCGGTCGCCGCCCTCGCCAAGGCCGACGGCTCGGTGATGGTCCCCGCGCGCGTCTACAGCGCCGCCCGCAAGCTGTCCCGCACCCCGTACCGCTCCGGCGTCGAAGTCCTCGCCACCCGTCTGATGCAGCGCGGCTTCGAGGAGCCCGGAGGCGCGGTGGGCGCCTCCCTGGCGGCGCTCACCTGGGCCAGACCCGGGCCCGCCGCCCGCTGGCTGACCGGTGAGGCCCTGGCAGAAGTATCGATTCGCCTGGGTGCGACGACCGGCCGCCCCACCGTCGGCCCCGGCCAGCGCCCCGGCGACTTCCGTGCCCGCGCGGCCCTCGCCCGCCACGCGGCCGACCTCAGAGTTCTCGAACAGGCGGCGGAGATCCGCTCCCAGCGCCTCCACACCCCCTTCCTGGACAACCAGGTCGTCCGCGCCTGCCGCGCCCTCCCCGAGGCCCTCCGCGTCCAGCCGGGCGCCCGCGCCGCGATCCTGCGTACGGTCCTGGAGGGCGCCGGCGTCACCGACCTCCCGCCCGGTTGGGGCGCCCCGTCGCACGCGACCTCCTCCGCGGCTGCCCGCACCGGCCTGCGCATGGCCGCCGACACCTTGATCACCCTCTTCGACACCCCGCTCCTCGCCCAGGCGGGGCTGGTGGAGGCCCGGGTGGTCCGCAAGGCCCTGCGCGCCGCCGCCGAAGGCGAACCCCTCCCGCTCGACGGCCTCGCCGACCTCGTCGCCCTCGAACTCTGGCTCCGCCGCCTCCTCTCCCGCCGAGGCACCTGCTGGACCGGCACCCCGGCCAGACAGCGCGCGGTCCCGGCCGGGATCACCCCCCAGCGGGGCGCTCTGGGCGCGGGGGCGACGGCCCGCCGGGCGTAG
- a CDS encoding sigma-70 family RNA polymerase sigma factor: protein MGVDRQDESMSAEGAEAEAEPQVPRQGGRGVPAQWDRSDSGVLPPRAPSDADLIEWMRSGDDSAYEELYRRHAQAVRRYARTCCRDTHTADDLTAEVFARMLQAVRGGSGPEHAVRAYLLTSVRRVAARWTSSAKREQLVDDFAVFAAQASRGGHGSDSDTLDLGADVRAMHEAEQSLAMRAFRSLPERWQAVLWHTEVEDESPSEVATLFGLDANGTRVLASRAREGLKQAYLQAHVSATLAGNSAECGRYADRLGAYARGSLRTRAERGLRAHLEECAACRLAAGQIKEVASGIPAVVPVAVIGWFGAAGYAKVAALVAGGAGAGAAGAAAGAASGGSGGAGAGAGGGAAAEGLGAPAKAGIAVSVAGMVAAAVALALANDEVEPWEPLARPPASQPVEAAPEPAPPTPPKSRPAPDAPAQMVPVSKPLPTPKSSPSRAPTPAPSAKPTPAPDPTPTPTPTPSPAPPKPSPTPPSTPAPPPPPPSAVYRWNELRYGVLGDGTEPEMRLGESSWVWQRYGMAIAGKRYANGVTVHGRSSVTIDLNRRCASYSAFLGVDDLSHGLGRVYFSVYGDGVRLWMSGLVRGGDPAVPVRVNLSGRETVRLVVEPHGPHDLAVLADWAESSFRCE, encoded by the coding sequence ATGGGTGTTGACAGGCAGGACGAGTCGATGTCGGCGGAGGGGGCGGAGGCCGAGGCGGAGCCGCAGGTTCCGAGGCAAGGGGGGCGCGGCGTTCCCGCGCAGTGGGACCGTTCCGACTCCGGTGTGCTGCCGCCGCGGGCGCCTTCCGACGCCGATCTGATCGAGTGGATGCGGTCGGGGGACGACTCGGCGTACGAGGAGTTGTACCGGCGGCACGCGCAGGCCGTGCGCCGCTACGCCCGGACCTGCTGCCGGGACACCCACACCGCCGACGACCTGACGGCCGAGGTCTTCGCCCGGATGCTGCAGGCGGTACGGGGCGGCTCCGGACCGGAGCACGCCGTACGGGCCTATCTGCTGACGTCGGTACGCCGGGTCGCCGCGAGATGGACGAGTTCCGCCAAGCGGGAGCAGCTGGTCGACGACTTCGCGGTGTTCGCGGCGCAGGCGTCGCGCGGGGGCCATGGGTCGGACAGCGACACGCTGGACCTGGGGGCCGATGTACGGGCGATGCACGAGGCCGAGCAGTCGCTGGCGATGCGGGCGTTCCGTTCGCTGCCGGAGCGGTGGCAGGCCGTGCTCTGGCACACGGAGGTCGAGGACGAGTCGCCGAGCGAGGTCGCCACGCTCTTCGGGCTGGACGCCAACGGCACCCGGGTGCTGGCCAGCCGGGCGCGGGAGGGTCTCAAACAGGCGTATCTGCAGGCCCATGTGAGCGCCACGCTCGCCGGGAACTCGGCGGAGTGCGGGCGCTACGCCGACCGGCTCGGCGCGTACGCCCGCGGCAGCCTGCGGACCCGCGCAGAGCGGGGGCTGCGCGCTCATCTGGAGGAGTGCGCGGCGTGCCGGCTGGCGGCCGGACAGATCAAGGAAGTCGCGAGCGGGATCCCCGCCGTCGTACCCGTGGCGGTCATCGGGTGGTTCGGCGCGGCCGGGTACGCGAAGGTGGCCGCGCTCGTCGCCGGCGGCGCGGGGGCCGGTGCGGCCGGGGCCGCGGCGGGCGCGGCGAGTGGTGGGTCCGGCGGCGCGGGCGCCGGTGCCGGTGGCGGGGCCGCCGCGGAAGGACTCGGCGCGCCGGCCAAGGCCGGGATCGCGGTGAGTGTGGCCGGGATGGTCGCCGCGGCGGTGGCGCTCGCGCTGGCCAACGACGAGGTGGAACCCTGGGAGCCGTTGGCCAGGCCGCCCGCCTCGCAGCCCGTCGAGGCCGCCCCGGAGCCGGCTCCCCCGACGCCGCCGAAGTCGCGGCCCGCGCCGGACGCGCCCGCGCAGATGGTCCCGGTGTCCAAGCCGTTGCCGACACCGAAGTCCTCGCCGTCGCGGGCCCCGACCCCGGCTCCCTCCGCGAAGCCGACGCCCGCCCCCGACCCCACGCCCACGCCGACCCCCACTCCGTCCCCCGCGCCGCCGAAGCCGTCCCCCACACCCCCCTCGACGCCCGCTCCCCCGCCCCCGCCGCCCTCGGCCGTCTACCGGTGGAACGAGCTGCGGTACGGCGTCCTCGGCGACGGCACCGAGCCCGAGATGCGCCTCGGCGAGAGCAGCTGGGTGTGGCAGCGGTACGGGATGGCGATCGCCGGGAAGCGGTACGCGAACGGAGTAACCGTGCACGGCCGCTCCTCCGTGACCATCGACCTCAACCGCCGGTGCGCCTCGTACAGCGCGTTCCTCGGTGTCGACGACCTGTCGCACGGCCTCGGCCGGGTCTACTTCTCCGTCTACGGCGACGGTGTCCGGCTGTGGATGTCCGGGCTGGTGCGGGGCGGGGATCCGGCGGTCCCGGTCCGGGTGAACCTGAGCGGGCGGGAGACCGTACGACTGGTCGTCGAGCCGCACGGCCCCCACGACCTGGCGGTGCTGGCGGACTGGGCCGAGTCGTCGTTCAGGTGTGAGTGA
- a CDS encoding helix-turn-helix domain-containing protein: protein MHIQESHWSSASTIAPGGAIGSAGGSGRGDGARSTPLRVDAQRNLEHVLRAAREVFGELGYGAPMEDVARRARVGVGTVYRRFPSKDVLVRRIAEEETSRLTEQARVALGQEEDPWQALSRFLRTSVASGAGRLLPPQVLRVGVAEDEADAVGGIGGIGLDEARVPQQRIQPTAELRLVSADSGAGGSAGGLGGPVDDAGASALLEVVGQLVERARAAGELREDVTVADVLLVIATGAPSLPDAAQQAAASARLLDILLEGLRSRPA from the coding sequence ATGCATATTCAGGAGTCCCATTGGTCGTCCGCGTCCACCATCGCACCCGGCGGTGCGATCGGCTCGGCGGGCGGCAGCGGACGCGGTGACGGAGCGCGTTCCACTCCGCTCCGCGTAGACGCACAGCGCAACCTCGAGCACGTGCTGCGCGCGGCGCGCGAGGTCTTCGGCGAGCTGGGGTACGGCGCGCCGATGGAGGACGTGGCCCGCCGCGCGAGGGTCGGTGTCGGCACGGTGTATCGGCGCTTCCCGAGCAAGGACGTCCTGGTCCGCCGGATAGCCGAGGAGGAGACGTCCCGGCTCACCGAACAGGCCAGGGTGGCGCTCGGGCAGGAGGAGGACCCGTGGCAGGCGCTGTCGCGGTTCCTGCGGACGTCGGTGGCGTCGGGTGCCGGGCGGTTGCTGCCGCCGCAGGTCCTGCGGGTCGGCGTCGCCGAGGACGAGGCCGACGCGGTCGGCGGGATCGGCGGGATCGGCCTCGACGAGGCGCGGGTGCCGCAGCAGCGGATACAGCCGACGGCCGAGCTTCGGCTGGTGTCGGCGGATTCCGGTGCGGGTGGCTCCGCCGGTGGCCTTGGTGGGCCGGTGGACGACGCCGGGGCTTCCGCGCTGCTCGAGGTCGTGGGGCAGTTGGTGGAGCGGGCTCGGGCCGCGGGTGAGTTGCGGGAGGACGTGACTGTGGCGGATGTGTTGCTTGTGATCGCCACGGGGGCGCCTTCGCTGCCGGACGCTGCGCAGCAGGCTGCCGCGTCTGCTCGGTTGCTCGACATTCTGTTGGAGGGGTTGCGGTCTCGGCCTGCCTGA
- a CDS encoding NAD(P)/FAD-dependent oxidoreductase, whose protein sequence is MVKEPMRILIVGGGYVGLYTALRLQRQLKPELGRGDVEIVVVSPDPYMTYQPFLPEAAAGSISPRHVVVPLRRVLDKCRVVIGEAAAINHAKRVATLTTLATEEEGSAAEQLTYDELVLAPGSIARTLPIPGLADHAIGFKTVEEAIGLRNHVIEQMDIASSTRDPAIRDAALTFVFVGGGYAGVEALGELEDMARYTARYYHNVKPEDMKWILVEASDRILPEVGEEMGRYTVTELRRRNIDVRLHTRLESCADRVAVLSDGARFPTRTVVWTAGVKPHPVLAATDLPLNERGRLKCTAELSVEGVAHAWAAGDAAAVPDVTAEAGKETAPNAQHAVRQARTLGDNIAHSLRGEPLETYSHKYVGSVASLGLHKGVAHVYGRKLKGYPAWFMHRVYHLSRVPTFNRKARVLAEWTLSGLFKREIVSLGSLEHPRAEFELAAGGKPPENPKGSS, encoded by the coding sequence ATGGTGAAGGAACCGATGCGCATCCTTATCGTCGGCGGCGGATACGTCGGGCTGTACACAGCGCTGCGTTTGCAGCGACAGCTGAAACCGGAACTCGGACGCGGAGACGTCGAGATCGTCGTCGTGTCCCCCGACCCCTATATGACGTATCAACCCTTCCTTCCGGAGGCGGCCGCGGGCTCCATCTCGCCCCGCCACGTCGTCGTGCCGCTGCGCCGGGTCCTCGACAAGTGCAGGGTCGTCATCGGCGAGGCCGCCGCGATCAACCACGCCAAACGCGTCGCGACCCTCACCACCCTCGCCACCGAGGAGGAGGGCTCGGCCGCCGAGCAGCTGACGTACGACGAACTGGTCCTCGCCCCCGGCTCGATCGCGCGCACCCTGCCCATCCCCGGGCTCGCGGACCACGCCATCGGCTTCAAGACCGTCGAAGAGGCCATCGGCCTGCGCAACCACGTCATCGAACAGATGGACATCGCCTCCTCCACCCGCGATCCCGCGATCCGCGACGCGGCCCTGACCTTCGTCTTCGTGGGCGGCGGCTACGCCGGCGTGGAGGCACTGGGCGAGCTGGAGGACATGGCCCGCTACACCGCCCGGTACTACCACAACGTCAAGCCCGAGGACATGAAGTGGATCCTCGTGGAGGCCTCCGACCGCATCCTCCCGGAGGTCGGCGAGGAGATGGGCCGCTACACGGTCACCGAACTGCGCCGCCGCAACATCGACGTACGGCTGCACACCCGCCTCGAATCGTGCGCCGACCGCGTCGCCGTCCTCAGCGACGGAGCCCGCTTCCCGACCCGTACGGTCGTGTGGACGGCCGGGGTGAAGCCGCACCCGGTCCTCGCCGCCACCGATCTGCCGCTGAACGAGCGCGGGCGGCTGAAGTGCACCGCCGAGCTGTCGGTGGAGGGCGTCGCGCACGCCTGGGCGGCCGGTGACGCGGCCGCCGTCCCCGACGTCACCGCCGAGGCCGGCAAGGAGACCGCGCCCAACGCCCAGCACGCCGTCCGCCAGGCCCGCACCCTCGGTGACAACATCGCCCACTCCCTGCGTGGCGAACCGCTGGAGACGTACTCGCACAAATACGTCGGCTCGGTCGCCTCCCTGGGCCTGCACAAGGGCGTCGCCCACGTGTACGGGCGGAAGCTGAAGGGCTACCCGGCCTGGTTCATGCACCGCGTGTACCACCTCAGCAGGGTTCCCACCTTCAACCGCAAGGCCCGCGTGCTCGCCGAATGGACCCTCTCCGGACTCTTCAAACGGGAGATCGTCTCGCTCGGATCACTCGAACATCCCCGTGCGGAGTTCGAACTCGCGGCCGGTGGAAAGCCTCCTGAGAACCCGAAGGGGTCGTCCTGA
- a CDS encoding SpoIIE family protein phosphatase: MNFTRWSARLPGTQRRAAARTEHTVTPDRRGEGSVPAARVERQSDDPPDGHPTVPAVDDLPTREILDRIPALVALVHGPDHRTAYVNDAYTKAFGARPLGEPARASLPELDALGLLPLLDQVLRSSRPRTVKSRKAPDGRSYTITCTPVAVPSGAERSEGGVLIFAADVTDHAEAGERLRASERRQRETAVTLQRSLLPQELEQPDDLRIAAVYHPGGTETAVGGDWYDVITLGGGRTALVIGDVMGRGVRAAAVMGQLRTAVRAYARLDLPPHEVLQLLDGLATEIDPNQIATCAYAVHDPNEGRLVYASAGHLPILVRDESGTVLRADEPTGPPLGTGGWTHASGSIPLGPGSTAVFYTDGLVERRNEDLDEGIAALERALSGATGTPQVVCDRLVRSTGVTADHDDDVAVLVLQHPARTGPDSELFRNAALELLGGVEAAPRARAFASGVLTSWRFPPELHDLGVLAASELVANSLQHGTPPMRLRLRRTDRRLIVEVTDGNDHLPRRRRADPADESGRGIAIVATIASNWGSRRAPGGGKAVWCEFALPGTT, translated from the coding sequence GTGAACTTCACGCGCTGGAGCGCCCGGCTCCCCGGTACGCAGCGCCGCGCCGCAGCGCGGACCGAACACACGGTCACCCCGGACCGGCGCGGCGAAGGCTCCGTGCCCGCGGCCCGCGTCGAACGGCAGAGCGACGACCCTCCGGACGGCCACCCGACCGTGCCCGCCGTCGACGACCTCCCCACCCGCGAGATCCTCGACCGCATCCCGGCCCTCGTCGCCCTCGTCCACGGCCCCGACCACCGCACGGCCTACGTCAACGACGCCTACACCAAGGCCTTCGGCGCCCGCCCCCTCGGCGAACCGGCCCGCGCGTCCCTGCCCGAGCTGGACGCCCTCGGCCTCCTCCCGCTCCTCGACCAGGTCCTGCGCAGCTCAAGACCCCGCACGGTCAAGTCCCGCAAGGCACCCGATGGCCGCAGCTACACGATCACCTGCACCCCCGTCGCCGTACCGAGCGGTGCCGAGCGGAGCGAGGGCGGCGTACTGATCTTCGCTGCCGACGTCACCGACCACGCCGAGGCCGGCGAACGCCTGCGCGCCAGCGAACGCCGCCAGCGCGAGACCGCCGTCACCCTCCAGCGCTCCCTCCTCCCGCAGGAACTGGAACAGCCCGACGACCTGCGCATCGCGGCCGTCTACCACCCCGGCGGCACCGAGACCGCCGTCGGCGGCGACTGGTACGACGTCATCACCCTCGGCGGCGGCCGAACCGCCCTCGTCATCGGCGACGTCATGGGCCGGGGCGTGCGCGCCGCCGCCGTCATGGGCCAGCTCCGTACGGCCGTCCGCGCCTACGCCCGCCTGGACCTGCCGCCCCACGAGGTCCTGCAACTGCTCGACGGCCTGGCCACGGAGATCGACCCCAACCAGATCGCCACCTGCGCCTACGCCGTCCACGACCCCAACGAGGGCCGTCTCGTCTACGCCTCCGCCGGCCACCTCCCCATCCTCGTCCGCGACGAGAGCGGCACGGTCCTGCGCGCCGACGAACCGACCGGCCCGCCCCTGGGCACCGGCGGCTGGACCCACGCCTCCGGCTCGATCCCTCTCGGCCCCGGTTCCACGGCCGTCTTCTACACCGACGGCCTCGTGGAGCGCCGCAACGAGGACCTGGACGAGGGCATCGCCGCCCTCGAACGCGCCCTGTCCGGCGCCACGGGCACCCCGCAGGTCGTCTGCGACCGCCTGGTGCGCTCCACCGGCGTCACCGCCGACCACGACGACGACGTCGCCGTCCTCGTCCTCCAGCACCCCGCCCGCACCGGCCCCGACAGCGAACTCTTCCGCAACGCCGCGCTGGAACTCCTCGGCGGTGTCGAAGCGGCGCCCCGCGCCCGCGCGTTCGCCTCCGGCGTCCTCACCAGCTGGCGCTTCCCACCGGAACTGCACGACCTGGGCGTCCTGGCCGCCAGCGAACTCGTCGCCAACTCCCTCCAGCACGGCACCCCGCCCATGCGGCTGAGGCTGCGCCGCACCGACCGCCGCCTCATCGTCGAGGTCACCGACGGGAACGACCACCTCCCCCGGCGCCGGCGCGCCGACCCCGCCGACGAGTCCGGCCGGGGCATCGCCATCGTCGCCACCATCGCCTCCAACTGGGGCAGCCGCCGGGCACCGGGCGGCGGCAAGGCGGTGTGGTGCGAGTTCGCCCTGCCGGGGACGACCTGA
- a CDS encoding response regulator transcription factor → MSNKTDLTGEQMVHVALVARMLSARIAVRPGLEEVQQLTLVAEGAPCTLADIVRWSRPDVVVISHAAESEALHTLLRLGGPAGVVLCEQLTGHGTRQLLRHGATGILRRATAALHLPWAVTAVAHGGLPLDPCLTETVKSAYARPAPPDRERAPAEALVSTLTPREREILALVGDGLPNREIADRPNLSPDTVKDHLRRIYAKLGVETRLHAARVAWHAGVDTARRADAQVPESV, encoded by the coding sequence GTGTCCAACAAGACTGACCTGACGGGGGAACAGATGGTTCATGTCGCGTTGGTGGCTCGCATGCTCTCCGCACGCATCGCGGTTCGCCCGGGATTGGAGGAAGTACAGCAGCTCACCCTCGTCGCCGAGGGTGCTCCCTGCACTCTGGCCGACATCGTGCGCTGGTCCCGGCCCGACGTCGTGGTGATCAGCCACGCAGCGGAGAGCGAGGCCCTGCACACGCTGCTCCGGCTCGGCGGACCCGCCGGCGTCGTCCTCTGCGAGCAGCTCACGGGCCACGGCACGCGCCAACTGCTCCGGCACGGCGCGACGGGCATCCTGCGCCGTGCCACGGCCGCCCTGCACCTGCCCTGGGCGGTGACGGCCGTCGCCCACGGCGGTCTCCCACTGGACCCCTGTCTGACGGAGACCGTGAAGAGCGCCTACGCCAGACCCGCCCCGCCCGACCGGGAACGCGCCCCGGCCGAGGCGCTGGTGTCCACGCTCACCCCGCGCGAGCGGGAGATCCTCGCGCTCGTCGGCGACGGGCTGCCCAACCGGGAGATCGCCGACCGTCCCAACCTGAGCCCCGACACCGTCAAGGACCATCTCCGGCGCATCTACGCCAAGCTCGGCGTCGAGACCCGTCTCCACGCGGCCCGTGTCGCCTGGCACGCGGGGGTCGACACCGCCCGCCGGGCGGACGCGCAGGTGCCCGAGTCCGTGTGA
- a CDS encoding MFS transporter has protein sequence MRRIHVGNALGAFGLGFTVPYLYVYVAQVRELGAMTAGLVLAVFAVAALVVLPFAGRAIVRRGPLPVLLTALVTAAVGSLGLGLATSATTVLSSAAVLGAGQAVMQPALATMIVDCSGPENRSRAFATQFFLQNLGLGVGGLIGGHLVDATRASSFVLLFSIQAAMFLLLVGVMATVRMPRAPKAEDVPAGPSAKGSWKQLLGNRAMVQLCVLGFVLFFACYGQFESGLSAYGVEAAGISTSALGTALAANTAVIVIAQFAVLRFVTRRRRSRVIAAVGLIWAVAWAVAGFAGLGHGSQEMAVAAFVSTYALFGLGEAMLSPTVAPLVADLAPAGLAGQYNSAFALVKQLALAVGPAVGGPMGASLHAPYIVAFLLCSLGISVLALRLGRQLTAVQDQPALASSRVVAGSGADAGTGAGAAESVAARA, from the coding sequence ATGCGCCGGATTCATGTGGGCAACGCGCTCGGCGCGTTCGGACTCGGCTTCACCGTCCCGTATCTGTACGTCTATGTGGCGCAGGTGCGGGAGCTCGGTGCGATGACGGCAGGGCTCGTGCTCGCGGTCTTCGCCGTCGCCGCGCTGGTGGTGCTGCCCTTCGCGGGGCGGGCCATAGTCCGGCGCGGGCCGCTTCCGGTGCTGCTCACCGCCCTGGTCACCGCCGCCGTCGGGTCGCTTGGCCTCGGCCTGGCCACCAGTGCGACGACGGTGTTGTCGTCCGCGGCGGTGCTCGGAGCGGGGCAGGCCGTGATGCAGCCCGCGCTCGCGACGATGATCGTCGACTGTTCCGGTCCGGAGAACCGCTCGCGGGCCTTCGCCACCCAGTTCTTCCTGCAGAACCTCGGGCTCGGGGTCGGCGGACTGATAGGAGGGCACCTCGTCGACGCCACGCGGGCGAGCTCCTTCGTCCTGCTGTTCTCCATACAGGCGGCGATGTTCCTGCTGCTCGTGGGTGTGATGGCGACCGTACGGATGCCGCGGGCGCCCAAGGCCGAGGACGTGCCCGCGGGCCCGTCGGCCAAGGGGAGCTGGAAGCAGCTGCTCGGCAATCGGGCCATGGTGCAGCTGTGTGTGCTGGGGTTCGTGCTGTTCTTCGCCTGCTACGGGCAGTTCGAGTCGGGGCTCAGCGCGTACGGGGTGGAGGCTGCCGGCATATCGACCTCCGCGCTCGGTACGGCGCTGGCGGCCAACACGGCGGTGATCGTGATCGCGCAGTTCGCCGTGCTGCGGTTCGTGACGCGGCGCCGGCGGTCGCGGGTGATCGCGGCCGTGGGGCTGATCTGGGCCGTGGCCTGGGCTGTCGCGGGCTTCGCGGGCCTCGGGCACGGGAGCCAGGAGATGGCCGTGGCCGCGTTCGTGTCGACGTACGCGCTGTTCGGGCTGGGGGAGGCGATGCTGTCGCCGACGGTCGCCCCGTTGGTCGCGGATCTCGCTCCGGCCGGGCTGGCGGGGCAGTACAACTCGGCCTTCGCGCTGGTGAAGCAGCTCGCGCTGGCGGTCGGTCCGGCGGTGGGCGGACCGATGGGCGCCTCGCTGCACGCGCCGTACATCGTGGCGTTCCTGCTGTGTTCGCTGGGCATCAGTGTGCTGGCGCTGCGGCTCGGACGGCAGCTCACGGCCGTGCAGGATCAGCCCGCGCTCGCGAGCAGCCGCGTGGTCGCCGGGAGCGGGGCCGATGCCGGTACTGGTGCCGGTGCTGCCGAGTCGGTGGCGGCCCGGGCCTGA
- a CDS encoding MarR family transcriptional regulator: MGDTPGTSGSAEPTLEEQIAAYQREFQDLDPQVEKIVSALSRLHRRMNVAYGRQTSELGISNAEWEVLKALVLSGAPYRMGPSELAKRLGLTPAAMTHRIDRMVAEGLVTRERDENNRVRVIVELTPDGREKWLAAMRLASVFEEDLLQDLSPLERTVLGEVLTRLLRRVEHAQPDAGGRLADLD; encoded by the coding sequence ATGGGCGACACCCCAGGCACCTCCGGCAGCGCCGAGCCGACACTCGAAGAGCAGATCGCCGCCTACCAGCGCGAGTTCCAGGACCTCGACCCCCAGGTCGAGAAGATCGTCTCGGCCCTCTCCCGGCTCCACCGCCGTATGAACGTCGCCTACGGCCGCCAGACCTCGGAGCTCGGGATCAGCAACGCCGAGTGGGAGGTCCTGAAGGCTCTCGTCCTCTCCGGCGCCCCGTACCGGATGGGCCCGAGCGAGCTGGCCAAGCGACTCGGTCTGACGCCGGCCGCCATGACCCACCGCATCGACCGCATGGTCGCGGAGGGCCTGGTGACGAGGGAACGCGACGAGAACAACCGCGTCCGCGTCATCGTCGAGCTCACCCCCGACGGTCGAGAGAAGTGGCTGGCGGCCATGCGCCTCGCCTCGGTCTTCGAGGAGGACCTCCTCCAGGACCTCTCACCTTTGGAACGCACCGTCCTGGGCGAAGTCCTGACCCGACTCCTCCGCCGCGTCGAGCACGCCCAGCCGGACGCCGGCGGCCGTCTCGCCGACCTCGACTGA